Part of the Paludisphaera borealis genome, GCCCGCTCGGCGGCCTGGGAGGGGGTGAACTGGTAGGGCAGCGCCGCGAGCTGGTTCGTGAACCGGAGAATCCGGACGCGCCGCACGGGCTTGCCCGATCGTTCGACCCAGAAGTCGCCGAGGGGCTTGCAGCTCTCGAACCACTGGTCGTAGAAGCTGAGCGGCGTGTAGTCGTCGTTGATCATCACCAGGACGCCGTCGCGCCCGACCCACTGCTCGGGCTCGCTCCAGAAGGCGAACCCTCTGGGGTCGTCGAGGTTGTAGCAGACCACGGGCCGCTTCATCGCCGTGGCGTGCGCGATCTGAGCGCTCATGTACCAGTTCCGCGTGAAGATAAACGCGCGCGGGTCGTCGAGAATCCCGAGCCGGTCGAGCCGGTCGGCGATCTGGTCCCAGCCGTACGAGTCGATGGTGGGGTCGGTCCGCCTCGTGAGCACGCCGAAACCGCCGGCTTCTCCGCGCTGGAGCCAGCCGAAGCGATACTCGGAGACCGCGACCGCCAGCAGAACCAGCGAGAAGCACGCCGCGGCGTTCAGCTTGCGACAGGTCCGTGAAGGCAGTGCGAGGCTCTGATTCGCCAGGTTGCGGCCGAGGATCGGGAACAGCGAGACGAGCCCCACAAGCCCCCAGTGCGGCAAGACCGGCCGGAAGCAGGCAACCGCCGTGAACACGCCCAGCGGCAGGGCGCAAAGGCAAAGGGCCAGCCGCTCATGTTCCGTCTTCAGCTCGTTCCAGCGCCGGGCCAGTCGCCAGCCGATCGCGATCAGGGGAAGCCAGATCCAGGGGAAGAAATAGGCCGCCTGGGCTCCCAGGGCGCCCAGGAGGTAGTCGAGGCGAAAGGCCGGGCCGACGACCGCCCTCTTCCCCTGAAACGCGAACGAAGCCCAGCCGTTGGATGCGTTCCAGACGATCACCGGACTGAAGATCGCCAGCCCAATCGCGATCGCCAGGTACGGCCCGGGCTCGATCAGCCGTCGCCGTTGCGTCGGGCGGAGGAGCAGGAAGAGAACCGTCCCGGCAGGCAGGAAGACCGCGTGGTACTTGCTAAGCATCGCGCCGCCCCACGCCAGGCCGACGCAGGCCCAGAGGCCCAGCCGCCTCGGCTCGTCGATCGCCAGGCTCAGCCGGTCGATCGTCAACAGCCAGAAGAACAGCAGCGGACCGTCCGGCAAGGCGAACGTCGAGGCGGCCAGGCCGTAATAGCCGGTCAGGTTCAAGGCGAGAGCCGCGTAGAATCCCGCCCAGGCCCCGAACCACCGCCCGGCGATCCGTCCCATCAGCCAGGTCGACCCCGCGAACAGCAGCACGAACCCCAGGCGCAACGCCAGCTTCGAGGAGACGTCGCCCATTCCAAACAATCCAAACATCTCGACCCATGCGACCATCGGCGGGTGGTCGTAATAGCTGGGCGCGGGATGCAGGGCGTAGAGGAAGTGGTAAGCTTCGTCGTTCCCCAGTCCCAGGAACGCCGCGGCGGCGAGCCGGATCATGGTCGAGACGACGATCAGGAGGGCCAGGGCACGCTTGGGGGTCATGGAGCTTCCTTGCTCGACGATGGCGACGACGCTGCCAGAAGAGGCGCAAGCTTTCTTGTAACCCGAACCCCGACGTAGAGCGAGGTCAATCGCCTCGCCAGACTCCGCAGCCTGTTGAATCAAGATTCAACAGGCGACACGAAAATCTTCAACCCCGTACAGATTCTGGGCAAAGATTGCCTGTTCTTCTTGCAAGGTCGTCGGTTCCATCGCGGTGGTCCGTCGAGAAGGACGGCGGGATGAAGCCGCAAGCCGTCGTTGGGGTCGACGGAATCGGCCTCTCGACCGCGAGCCACCTCGCGGGGGCGAGTCGGTTCTCGTAAGATCGTGATAATCTTCAAGTAAGATGCGACGACCGGCGACGACGCCGCGCGGCGGGGAGAGGACGGAAACCGGTCCGAGGTTCGTTCCTGACGGGCGCTCCGAGGAGGCGGCCGATCAACTTCTTGAGTCTCCATGGAAACGGTCCTGATTTTGCTCTGGTCAAAGTTCAGACTTCGGGAGATTCTGAGGAAACGAGCCTGGGGGACTTTGCTTGGGCCGTAATTGGGCTACATTTATCTAGCAGAGTGATGAAGGTGCTCAGCCTGGTTCAGAGAAAAACCGCGAACTCATCGGGCGCGACATTCGTCTACCAGATAGAGATGGTTGAGAGACGAAGTCGAAGGAAGTGGTGGAATCACGGGTCCGCCGATCTCCGCACGGAAGCCGTCGAGGAATCATCGAAGCGAGGAGCCGGCGAAGACGAAGAGAAAGACTGAGGAACTGTGGACGTCTGGTGGTGGTGTCGTGACAGGGGCTTATCTATACGAATCGAGGACTCGCCATGACTGCGAAACTGGCTGAAACCCAACTCTGGCAACACAATTTGGTGTCGCTGATCCGGTCCGGTCTCTTTTTGAGAGCCGAGACGGGCGAGTGTTACGGCCTCTTTACAGTCGTCGGCGTCTACACCGACCAGAGCAAATCGGCGCCACTGGCGAAATACTCCGACGCCCGCCGCGCCCGCGACGCGGCCGACATCGTGAACCGCCTGGCCCTCGTACCGCCGACCGCCGAATCCAACTGATTCCCACGCCGTGTTCGACTCCGATCAAGCCGTCGCCCCCGCTCGAATCCGCGGGGGCGATGGCTTTCTTCGTTCCTCGACACTCCCGGAAAGTCGAGTATGAGACGGGTGCCGCCCCACTCGGTCTGGATCGGTCACGATGGCGACGGGCGGAACTTCCCCGAGCTTCATGAGTCCGACGTTCAGGCTGTGGTTCAGCTCGCGATCGAAGAGCCGGCGATCCAGCCTCCCCGCGACCTCGTCTTCCTCCGCATTCCGCTCTCCGACGGAGCCGGCAACCCGAGCGAGTCTCTGATCCTGGCCGTTCGCACCGTCGCGCAATTGATCGGACTCGGAATTCCGACGCTGGTCTGCTGCGGAGCCGGAATGAGCCGATCGCCTTGCATCGTGGCGGCGGCCCTGTCGCTGGCCCTTCAACTGACTCCCGAGGAAGCCCTCGACCAGGTCAAGAACTCAGGCCCCTGCGACGTCGCGCCGAGCCTCTGGGCCGAGACGCGCGATCTGCTGGCCGCCTGGCGTTCCGACGTCGGGCTGTGACGACTCGCCTTGCTTTCTCAAATTCCCAGGAGGGTCTTCACCCAGTTTTCGACCTTCGCGAGGGTTTCGGTCGAAGCCGTCCCCAGTCGGCGGTCCAATCGATCGATGGAGATGGAGCGGATCGCCTCGCAGATGACGAAGCTCGGAAGCGACAGGCCCCCCTCGCCTACCGACAGAGCGATGCGCGAGCGGATCTTTTTCTCCACCGAGGTGATCGGGAGCACCCAGACCAAGCCGCTCCGACCTTGATGAAAAGAGTCAACCGAGACGATCAGCACGGGCCGGGCGCCGCCTTGCTCATGCCCTCGCACCGGATTCAGATCCGCATACCAGAGGTCGCCGCGAAAGATCTCACCAGGGGACGCCGCCATCGCGTTGGGCCTCCAAGGTCAAGGGTCGCGCGAGGCACGAGTCAGTCGTTCAAACCATCACCCACCGTGCCGTCCCAGGATTCGCGTTCCCGAAGCTCCTCCGCCCAGGCCGCGGGATCGTCTCGAAGCGCCCGATAATCTGCGTCGAGGCCGGCCAGGAGGGTCGCGTTCCTGTAAGCCCGCACCGCCTTGTCGAGCACCTCGACCATCGTCTCATCCGTTTCACCAGCGAGTTCGCGCAGCAAGGAGTGGCTCAATCGCGAAATCCGAACGGTAAGAGTTTCCATGACCACCACCACCACGAAAGGCGGCGACTCCAGGTTGTGATCGCCCCCCCGCGAGGGAAGCGTCGCGATTCGGAAGAACGGGCGCAAGATGGCCTCACAGCCAGTATACTCAACAGTATACACGCCCGTCCGCAAGTCGCAAAATCATGTAGTTCGATTCTGGAGTAGGTTCCCGGAGGTCATCCGACCGCGTCGCGGGCGAGTTCGAGGGCGCCGTGGACGACGACTTCCTCGCCGAGAGCGGCGGGGACGATGTCGAAAGCCCCTCGGAACGGGGGGAAGACCTGGGCGTCGACCAGCCGGCGGAGGGGGTCGAACCAGAGGCGTTCGCCGATCAGCGAGACGCCGCCGCCGAGGATGATCCGCTGGGGGGCGACCAGGGTGACGGCCTGACATAGCGCGAAGGCCAGGGCGCGACGGGCCTGATCAAGCAGGGCCAGACTTCGCGCGTCGCCCCGCTCGGCGGCCTGGGCGACCATGACGGTCGTGATCCGATCAACGTCGCCGTCGGCGGCATCGAGGACGTCCCAGCCGCCGCCCGTGGCGACGACTTCGCCCGCCTTGGCCCTCGCGGCGCGGGCGATCCCCCAGCCGGAGGCGACTTGCTCCAGTTCGGGAAAGGCGCCGTCCGGGCCGGGCACGTTGAGATGGCCGATTTCCGCCGCGCCGAGCCCTGCGCCGCGGTAGATGCGGCCGTCGATGATCAAGGCCCCGCCGACGCCGCTGCCGAGCGTCAGGTAGAGAATCGGCGAGCGTCCGACGCCCGCGCCGAGGCGGGCTTCGGCGAGCCCGGCCGTGTCGGCGTCGTTGTGAACCGAGACGGCGTCGACCCCGAGGTTCCGTCGAACCCAGTCGGCGAGCGGATAATCGGTCCAGCCGTCGATCTGAAACGAGGCCTGGGTGCGTCCTCGCTCCGCATCGACCGGCCCGCCGAAGCCGACCCCGACGCCCCGGACGTCGGCCGGGGTGAGCGAATAAGCGGCGAACAGGGCCTCGGAGGCGTCGCGGATCTGTTCGCGGACGCCTTCGGCCCCGCGCGCGGGGTCGACGACCCGTCGTTCCAGAGCTTCGATCGCGCCCTGTCGGCGGCCGAGCCCGACTTGAAGCTTGGTGCCGCCGATCTCGATACCTAAGAGCCAGGGGCCGTTCATGATCGTCAGCTCGCGTTCGGGCCTTTGCGGGAGACGGCCTTGGCCGCGAACCGTCGGTTGAGGTCGTCGATCAGCCAGTGGAAGACCACCTGGTGCAACGATTCGACGATGCCCATGTCGTCGATGCCGACGTGAAGGTTGTGCCGGGCCAGCTTCTGGAGCTTGCCGCCGGAGAACCCGGTGAAGCCGACGGTCTCAAGGCCCTCGGCCTCGGCCCACTCGACGGCCTTGAGGATGTTCGGGCTGTTGCCCGAGCCGGAGATCGCCAGCAGGACGTCGCCGGGCGAGGCCAGATTCTTCAGTTGCTCGACGAAAATGCGGTCGTAGCCTTCGTCATTGGCCCAGGCCATGATGCCCGCCGTGTTGTCGGTCAGGCTGAGGACCTTGAGCCGCTTCTGGTTCTCGAAGTCGCGGAGCGTGCACTTGGCGAGGTCTTCGCAGAGGTGGGACGCGTTGGCGCCCGACCCGCCGTTGCCGATGATGAAGACGAACTTGCCAGCGTCGTAAGCGCGCTCGATCACGTCGCTGACGTTGACCACCGAGCCGACGTCGAGCCGCCCGATCTCCTGACAAACCCGCGACAGGTAGTCCCCCGCCGACAGCGTCGTTCCCAGCATTCTCGCGACTCCTTCCGTGCGCGCGTCGAGTTGGGCTCGACACGCCTTGGTCCCCTCGCGCCGGGATCATAGCAGCAACCCCATCCCGGTACGAGCCCGAAGCGCCAGCGAGTGCATGGATTGAACGGCCGACTGGGAATGCACTCGCTAGCGCTTCGGGCTCGTTTTAGGAGCCGCCGCCGAGATGGTCCGGGCCGCCGCGAGTTGGTATCGTGGGGCAAGGCTCAGCCCGCGTCCACGGGGCCGAGTACGAACCGGTGCCACCCTGGAATTAACCTCACGAACGATCGAGACGCGATGACCGGGTGGCCTTGCTTGCTTCTCAATGGACTGCTGGCGCCGGCCGCCTGGTGGGTCGCCGTGTACGGATTGCGGCAGCAAGGCCGGCTGACGCAGGTCGTCGCCGCGAGCGTCGTCGCCTGGGTCTGGTCGACGCTCGGGATGCAATTCCTGGGAACTCTCGGCCTGATCCAGGTCGGCTGGCTGCTGACGTGGACGGTCCTCGGCCTCGCTGCCGGCCTGGCGTGCCGGCGGTCTCGCGGCCCGTCTCCCGCGATCGAGCCCGACGAGGAACCGACCGGCTGGGGCTGGGAAGGGGTGCTCGCCGTCGCGGCGGCCGTCTGGGCGTCGCTGGCGCTCGGCTTGAGTTCGTTGATTTTCCCGGTCAAGGTCATCAGCGACGGGCCGATCTATCACCTGTACTTCGCCGCGCGGTGGTGGAAGGCGGGGCGGCTGTTTCTAGTGGCCTCGCCGTTTGGCGAGAGCGCCGCGACGTATTTTCCGGCCAACGGCGAACTCTGGTTCACGTGGCTGATGACGGGCTGGGGCGGCGACCGTCTGGCGCGGATCGGTCAGGCGCCTTTTCTGCTCCTCGCGGCTCTCGCGGCGTACGGCTGCGCTCGCGAGCTGGGTGCCGGCCGGAAGGCGTCGATCGTGGCGTCGGCCCTGTTCGCGACGTGCTCGCCACTGATCCTCTTCACGTTCGAAGCCAACGTCGACACGATCTTCATCGCCGGCTACCTGACGGCCGCGTACTTCTTTCTGCGGTTCGGCCTGGGGCGGGATGGGACGACGGCGTTGGCGCTCGGGGGGCTGGCGGCCGGCGAAGCGTTCGGGACCAAGTCGATCGGCGTGGTGTTCGTCCCCCCTCTGCTGGTCGCGGCCGTCTGGATCGTCGCGCGGCGGACCCGGTCGTTGCGGTCGACGATCCTCCTGTCCGCCCTGATCCTCGCGTCGGCCCTGACGACTTCGGGCTTCTGGTACGGTCGGAACTGGCTGTTGACCGGCAATCCGCTCTATCCGCTCCATCTTCAGATCGGCGACGTCGTGTTGCTGAGCGGCTGGTACGGGCCGGACGCCATGCGAAACAGCGTTTACTACATCCCGATGGGCGACTGGCGGGCGATGATCGACAACATCGTCGCCGTGCTCGATCCCCGTTTGGTTCCGCTCTGGCTGGCGTCGATCGTGGGCTTCTGGGCGATCGGCGGCCGTTCCAAGGGCCGTATCGGCTGGGTCTGGGCCTTCAGCGCCGCGGCCGTGTTGAACGTCGCGCTCTACTGGCTGTGCATCCCCTACCGCACGCAACAGCGGTTCATGCTGCCGGGATTGGGGATGGCGGTCGTTCCGCTCGCCCGGCTGCTGGACGGTCGCCGCTGGCTGACGCGAGCCACGGTCGTGCTCCTCCTGGTCCACCTGCTCACGCCGCAAACCTGGCCGCTCGCCAGCGGCGAGTCGGACATCCCCTGGGACCTGAGCCCCAAGATTCCCAACGGGATGGGCGCGATGATCCAACTCGGCCCTCGCCTGCAACGGCTTGCGGCGTCTCGCTTCGCGCTCTCGGAAATCGTGGCTCCGGCGGAACTGATCGTCTCGGCGGCGGCGGCTCTCGTGATCGCCCTGGCGTGCTCGAAGCCGTGGCGAGACGGCCGGGCCTCGGCCTGGGCCGGGGCGTCGATCGTGGGTTCGCTGGCCGTGGTCGGAGCGGTCGGTTACGCGGAAATCGCGATGGTGGGCTCCGATTCTCGCAGGCTGTTCTTCCCGGCCTTTCTCGACTTCTACGCCGGCTGGATGCAGCTCGACGCGCGATCGGGGCCCGACGGCTCGCGGGTCGCCTACGCGGGCACCAACATCCCGTACTACCTGATGGGCTCCGGCTTGCGCAACGACGTCCGATACGTGAACATCGACGGACACCCCGACTGGCAGATGCACGACTACCATCGTCAGAGTCGTCAGCAAGGCCAGGGCCTGTGGCCCTCGTCTCGGCCCGGCTGGGACCGGATCGGCGGCGACTATGAGGCGTGGCTGGCGAACCTGGAAGCCGACCGGATTCAGCTTCTGGTGGTCACCCGAGCCAATCCCGGCGAGGGGCCGCACAACGTCGCCGACACCGAGAATTTCCCCATCGAGCGGCATTGGGCCGACGCCCACCCGGAGGTCTTCGAACCGCTCTACGGGATCGCCGAACACGACCCCTGGTTCCGCCTCTATCGCATCCACGCCCGCGCGAATCGTGGTACAGCGAACGTCGCGTTGTGACGTCAGCGAGGCCGGCCGTCGCCGAAATCTCGAAAATCTCGCACGGATTCGCCCGCCGGCCCCCACACATAGAATAAACGCGGAGCGCGGCTTCAAAAGTCCCGGCTGATCCGGCGGGCACCGCATCCTCGGCCTCGGGGGAGACGACAAGGCGATGCGACTGACACTGAGAACGCTTCTGGCGTGGCTCGACGACACGCTGCCGCCGGTCCAGGTGCGCGAGATCGGCAAGCAGGTCGCCGACAGCCCGCTGGCCCAGGAACTCGTGCAGCGGATTCATCGGGTGACGCGACAACGTCGGTTGACGGTCCCGAGCAAGAACGGCGCGGACGCCACCGACCCCAACCTGGTGGCGAGCTACCTCGACAACGACCTTGAGCCCGAGAAGGTCGCCGAGTACGAGAAGAAATGCCTGACCTCGGACGTCAACCTCGCGGAAGCGGCGAGCGTCCACCAGATCCTCAGCCTGCTGGGCCAGAAGGTCCAGGTGCCCGCCGAAGCCAAGGCGCGGATGTACCAGCTCGTCAAGGGAAGGGAGGCGCAGCCGGCGCCTCCTTCCAACGGCGCGCCGGTCGAGCCGGAATCGGTCACCAAACCCATCCCTCCCTGGGTCGTCGCGCCTCCCCCGCGGCGGCGCTCGCTGGAGCGGTTCGGCCCCCTGGCGGCCTGCCTGGGGCTGATCAGCCTGCTGTGCTGGTCGGCGTACGAGAGCCTGCAACCGGAGGCCGCCGTGACCCAAGACCCGGGAGAGCTTCAACTGAGAATGAGGCCCACCCACGCCGCGCCGGCACTGGCCAAGGCCGACGCGACGCCAGAGACCGAGCCCGAGACCGCGTCGGCCGAAAACGCCCATCCCGCCGATGCCGTCGCCGACGTCGAGAACGTCGCCGAGAAGCCGGAAGCTCCCAAAACCGACGCCGCGACGACGCCCGGCGACGCGACCGCCGACGCCGCGAAACCCGCGGTCCCCAGCGTCGTCGCCCCGAAAGGCGAGCCCCTTGAGACTCGCAAGATCCCCGAAGGCGCGGTCGGCGTCGCCTCGAAGATCGAGGGGATACTGCTGCGTTACAACATCGACAAGCGCGAATGGGAACGGCTCGCCGAGGGCGCGGCGATTCATACGTCGGACCGCCTGCTGGTCCTCGCCCCGTTCCGGGCGGTCGTGGCGACGGGCAAGTCGGCGCTCGACGTCCAGGGAGACACGGAGTTCCAGCTCTTGCAGAAGGACCCAACCGAGGAGCCGGTGGTCGGGATCGTCCACGGCCGCGTGGCGGTCGAGCCCTCCTCGTCGCCGGCCGCCTTGCACTGCATGTTCGCCGGTCGGACGGTCAATCTGGAACAACCCGCCAACGCCGCGATCGGGTTCGAGCTCATGAACCGCTGGACCTACGGCCAACCGACGGCGGGGGCCGCCGTTCTGGGCGTCCATGCGGCGAATGGAGAGATTTCCCTGAGCATGGACAAGGCCAAGGAGAAGCTGTCGGGCCCGGGGACGATCCTCGCCACCGCCAGCGGCCATTTCAATCGCCCCGCCGCCGCCAAGCCGCCCGGATGGGCGATCGAACCCGAACGCTCGCCGGAAGCGACCGAGCTGCGGACCCGCTTCCGCAAGGAGTTCTCGATCGACCGGCCGGTGCTGGCCGACCTCGTCTCGGCGACCGAGAACGAGAACGCCGAGATCAAGACGCTGGCGATCGCGGCCCTCCGGGCGCTCGGCGACCTCTCGCTCTTGACCCCGATCCTCGACCGACCCGGCGATCCCATCGCGCGCCGCGCCGCGATCGCCGCGATCCGTGAGCAAGCTTCCCTCGGCGGGCCGTCGGCCCAGCGGGCCTGGGATCAGCTCGAAGCCGACTTCGGACCGGCCGACGGAGCCAAGCTCGAAAGACTGCTCGTCGGGTTCGGCGACGAGGAGGCCGCCAAGACCTCGACGCTCCGCGCGCTGGTCGACGACCTCTCTCCTCGCAACGAGGCGCTCGGCGTTCGCGAGCTGGCGTTCGACAACCTCAGGACGCTGACCGGCCGCACCACGATTCCGTACGACGCCGACCACCCCGAGCCCGGCTTCGCCGCCTGGAACCATCTCGTCGAAGCAGGAACCCTCAAACTGGACCCCAAGCGCAAACCGCCGATGTAAACGAACCCTCGGCCGAATTCGACGCAATCCTCTACAAACCATCATGACGCCGTCGGGACACTCGGTCTCATGATGGTTTGTAGGGACAGGCGTCGGCGAACAGCCTCCGCCCCGGGGTCCGCTGAGGTCTGCCGCCCGACTCGATTCCTGGAAACTTCGAGAGCGGCGTGGTATATTTCAGAGAATGAGTCAAATGGGCGACCGGCGAAAATTCTTCCCGTTGTTCCGTTCCGGGAATGCGGGTCTCGGCCCTTTCGCCAGGGCTGTTCGACTGACGAGTGCTGGTGCGTTGAGCATTTCGAGATGGTCCGGCAACTTGAATGGGCGCGTCTGGCTTCTCACCGCGTTCTGGGCGTTGCTCGGAGCGATCGGAGAAGCTCGGTCCGATCCGTTTCAAGGGCCTCCCGATCCGGCCGCGCCTCCGGCCTCCGCGCCGTCGCCCTCTCCTGCCCCGGCCGTCGTCGACGACGCACGGCCTGACGACGGGCGAACGCCCCGGCTCTGGCCCGAGCAAATCATCATCCTCGACGACGTCGCGGACATCGGCGAGTTCTGGAAGAAGCTCGCCGGGCCTTACATCCTGATCAAGAAGGCCGCCCCAGGATCGGCGAAGCCGGGTCCGTCCGACGCCCCGCCGCCAACCCGCGACCGCGAGTATGTGGTCAACTCGGTCAAGCTGGAGGGGACCGTCGAGGGCGCTCGCGCGCATGTCGTGATCTCGATCCATTTCACGGTGCTCATCGCCGGACCGATCTGGGTGCCGATCCGCCTCGACGACCAGGTGGTGCTATCCGCCACGGAGGGCAAGAAAGAACTCGAACTCCGCCCGTGGCCCCAGAACCAGAAGCAGTGGGAGGCGCGGCTTGAGGGCGAAGGCGAGCACCAGATCCGGATCGAGCTGCTGAAGCCCGTCCGAATCGACGCCGAGCGGAGAAGCCTGGTGCTGGCGATCCCCGAAGCCCCATCCACCTCGTTCTCGCTGACCCTGCCGCAAGCCGTGTTCGACGCCGACCTCGGCACAGGCGAGACCATCGGTCAGAAGCCGTTGCCCGGCGGCAAAGGCGTGAGCCTGTTCGCCCGCACCAAGCCGCGGTCGCTCCTGACGATCGGCTGGAGCGAGGAGGGCGGGGCGAGTTCGCGGGTCGCGCCGTTGCTCTCGGCGCGCGTGGAGATGGCCGTCGACGTCGACTCGGAGGCGGTCACCACGCGCTCGAAATGGGTGATCCGCTGCGTCCGAGGAATCTGCCACAACCTCCAGATCCGGCTCGAAGACGAGGAAGTCGTCTCCCGGCTCCAGCTCAACGACCAGTTCCCCGCCTCCGGCATCGAGCAATCGAAGGGGGGCAACCTCCTGTCGATCCATCTGAGCGAGCCGATGCGGCCGGGCGACTCGCGACCGCTCGTGCTGGAGACCCGTCGCCCACTCTCGACGGGGACCGGCAAGACGCTGATCTTCTCGGGATACCCCCTGACCAACGCCAGCGAACAGTCGGGCATGATCGGGATCGCCCAGAGCCCGAACCTGTGGGTCAACCTGGTGAACTCCCAGGGCCTGCGGCGGATCGACCCGCGGGACCTTCCCACGGCCCTCCTGGCCCAGCCCGGGACGAGCATCGCGTTGCACTTTCTCGATCAGCCGTTCCGCCTGGAGCTAGGGGTCGAGGACGCGCCGCCGCTGTTCCGCGCCGATTCCACCACGAAGTTGACCCTCGACGCCGATCAGGTTCGCAACGAGACGACGATCGACGTCCAGCGGGTGCGAGGGAAGCTGTTCGAGATCGAGATCGGCCTCGCCCCCGAACTCAAGGACGTCGTCACGAGCCCCGTCGAGCTGATCGAATCGACCACGCCGCTGGCCCAGGAGCACGGCGCCGGCGCCTCCCCGGCGCAGGCCGAGCGCATCTTGAAGCTACGGCTCACGGCGCTCGGCCGGGACCAGAAATCGCTGAGCCTCAAGCTGGTCGGCCGCCAGGAAGCCCCCAATTCCGGCGAAGCCCGGCTGGGCCTCTTCACCCCGCGCGGGGCGGTCTCGACTTCCGCCACGTTCTCGCTCTACACGGGCCGCGACCTGACGATCGAAACGCTCGACGAGACGCTCTTCAACGACGTCCTGCGCGACCCTTCGACGCCGGACGGAAAGCTTGAAGCGCGTATCTCCAACGTCTTCGGCGGCGGCTCGCCTCCCTCGAGCCTGCGACTCCGGAGCAATCGCAATCCCAGCGTTTTGAAGGTGCGGCTTCAGCGCCATCCGCTGGCGATCACGCACGAGAACCGGGTGTCGGCGAGCGTCGCCCGCCGCGAAGTCGTCGTCAGCCAGGAATCGGCCGTCCAGGTCCGCTACGGCGTGATTCGATCGCTGACCGTGCGAGTCCCCGCAAACGTATCAAGTCGCTGGGAGGCCTCCATCAAGAAGGAGGCGGTCCCGCGCCAGGATCTGGGCGCGACCAAGGACGGCGCGCGGCGGTTTCGACTGACCTTCGACCGGCCGATCGTGGACGCCTCGACCCTGGTTTTTCTCTACCGCCTCCCCCTGGGCCGAAGCCTCGATCCCGCCGCCCCGACCCCGATCCAGATCCCCTGGATCCAGATCGAGGAAGGAACCGCCGGCGGCTGCGCGTTCAATCTGACGTCCGACCCGAACGTCAAGCTGGCGATGAACGACCCCTCCTGGACGCGAGCGGAAGACGACGATCCCGATCGCCCTGAGACGGCCGGCAATCTTCGGTGCCGACTGATCCCCGGCGCGGCCGCCCCCACCGGGCTGAAGATTTCGGCCGAGCTGGTCGAATCGGTCTCGCTGCCCCGCCTGATCGTTTCGCGCGCGCTGGTCGCCGCCACCCTGGGCTTCGACGACGACCTGCGAATTCACGCCTGGTACGCCCTCGACGCGCATCCCACATCGCTCGCCCTGGCGCTTCCCGAGGGCGCGCGGTGGATTCGGGCG contains:
- a CDS encoding ROK family protein encodes the protein MNGPWLLGIEIGGTKLQVGLGRRQGAIEALERRVVDPARGAEGVREQIRDASEALFAAYSLTPADVRGVGVGFGGPVDAERGRTQASFQIDGWTDYPLADWVRRNLGVDAVSVHNDADTAGLAEARLGAGVGRSPILYLTLGSGVGGALIIDGRIYRGAGLGAAEIGHLNVPGPDGAFPELEQVASGWGIARAARAKAGEVVATGGGWDVLDAADGDVDRITTVMVAQAAERGDARSLALLDQARRALAFALCQAVTLVAPQRIILGGGVSLIGERLWFDPLRRLVDAQVFPPFRGAFDIVPAALGEEVVVHGALELARDAVG
- a CDS encoding SIS domain-containing protein, translating into MLGTTLSAGDYLSRVCQEIGRLDVGSVVNVSDVIERAYDAGKFVFIIGNGGSGANASHLCEDLAKCTLRDFENQKRLKVLSLTDNTAGIMAWANDEGYDRIFVEQLKNLASPGDVLLAISGSGNSPNILKAVEWAEAEGLETVGFTGFSGGKLQKLARHNLHVGIDDMGIVESLHQVVFHWLIDDLNRRFAAKAVSRKGPNAS
- a CDS encoding ArnT family glycosyltransferase, whose protein sequence is MTPKRALALLIVVSTMIRLAAAAFLGLGNDEAYHFLYALHPAPSYYDHPPMVAWVEMFGLFGMGDVSSKLALRLGFVLLFAGSTWLMGRIAGRWFGAWAGFYAALALNLTGYYGLAASTFALPDGPLLFFWLLTIDRLSLAIDEPRRLGLWACVGLAWGGAMLSKYHAVFLPAGTVLFLLLRPTQRRRLIEPGPYLAIAIGLAIFSPVIVWNASNGWASFAFQGKRAVVGPAFRLDYLLGALGAQAAYFFPWIWLPLIAIGWRLARRWNELKTEHERLALCLCALPLGVFTAVACFRPVLPHWGLVGLVSLFPILGRNLANQSLALPSRTCRKLNAAACFSLVLLAVAVSEYRFGWLQRGEAGGFGVLTRRTDPTIDSYGWDQIADRLDRLGILDDPRAFIFTRNWYMSAQIAHATAMKRPVVCYNLDDPRGFAFWSEPEQWVGRDGVLVMINDDYTPLSFYDQWFESCKPLGDFWVERSGKPVRRVRILRFTNQLAALPYQFTPSQAAERAALRSQPSEPAPAPRAAIDSGPRDRVAR
- a CDS encoding ArnT family glycosyltransferase, which translates into the protein MTGWPCLLLNGLLAPAAWWVAVYGLRQQGRLTQVVAASVVAWVWSTLGMQFLGTLGLIQVGWLLTWTVLGLAAGLACRRSRGPSPAIEPDEEPTGWGWEGVLAVAAAVWASLALGLSSLIFPVKVISDGPIYHLYFAARWWKAGRLFLVASPFGESAATYFPANGELWFTWLMTGWGGDRLARIGQAPFLLLAALAAYGCARELGAGRKASIVASALFATCSPLILFTFEANVDTIFIAGYLTAAYFFLRFGLGRDGTTALALGGLAAGEAFGTKSIGVVFVPPLLVAAVWIVARRTRSLRSTILLSALILASALTTSGFWYGRNWLLTGNPLYPLHLQIGDVVLLSGWYGPDAMRNSVYYIPMGDWRAMIDNIVAVLDPRLVPLWLASIVGFWAIGGRSKGRIGWVWAFSAAAVLNVALYWLCIPYRTQQRFMLPGLGMAVVPLARLLDGRRWLTRATVVLLLVHLLTPQTWPLASGESDIPWDLSPKIPNGMGAMIQLGPRLQRLAASRFALSEIVAPAELIVSAAAALVIALACSKPWRDGRASAWAGASIVGSLAVVGAVGYAEIAMVGSDSRRLFFPAFLDFYAGWMQLDARSGPDGSRVAYAGTNIPYYLMGSGLRNDVRYVNIDGHPDWQMHDYHRQSRQQGQGLWPSSRPGWDRIGGDYEAWLANLEADRIQLLVVTRANPGEGPHNVADTENFPIERHWADAHPEVFEPLYGIAEHDPWFRLYRIHARANRGTANVAL
- a CDS encoding protein-tyrosine phosphatase family protein encodes the protein MRRVPPHSVWIGHDGDGRNFPELHESDVQAVVQLAIEEPAIQPPRDLVFLRIPLSDGAGNPSESLILAVRTVAQLIGLGIPTLVCCGAGMSRSPCIVAAALSLALQLTPEEALDQVKNSGPCDVAPSLWAETRDLLAAWRSDVGL
- a CDS encoding type II toxin-antitoxin system PemK/MazF family toxin is translated as MAASPGEIFRGDLWYADLNPVRGHEQGGARPVLIVSVDSFHQGRSGLVWVLPITSVEKKIRSRIALSVGEGGLSLPSFVICEAIRSISIDRLDRRLGTASTETLAKVENWVKTLLGI
- a CDS encoding toxin-antitoxin system protein, producing the protein MVVVVMETLTVRISRLSHSLLRELAGETDETMVEVLDKAVRAYRNATLLAGLDADYRALRDDPAAWAEELRERESWDGTVGDGLND